CCAATTCAACCGAGTCCACACTTACACAGCCGATAAGTTCTCCTTGAACATATATAGGCGCGATGACGGTAGAACAGATGCACCGCCCGCCTTTGTCTTCCGTGTTGACAAAGTAAAAGGTGTCAATCAGACGCAGATCAGGCACATTGACGACGCGGTCCATCTTGCCGCGTGTGGCGCGGTAAAGAAAAGACTCCTTAATCGGCACTTTAAAGGATCTCAAATCGTCCGCAAAGCCGGCCCCGGCTCCAAAAACAAAGTATTCGCCTTCCTTGAGCAGCACCGAGCCAATGGCAGCCCTCGGAATCGCCTGTAGCGCTTTAGTCAAAATAACCTGGCACAGCTTCTTAAAGTCTTCCACCTCGAGCACCGTCTGCGTAACCTCGAGCATCAGTTCGCGTAGCCGAGAGAAACGCCTCAGTTTTCGTTCGGTGGATTTTTTCGCTGTTACATCGAACAAATGAATTAGTGCCAGGGTTATCCCCTCTGAAGATACACTCCTACACCGGCACTCTAACCACAACTCCTGTGTGCCGTCACGCCAAAGCCTGCCCTCGGCGAAAGACTCACCCTCCTCTAGCGCCCCCGACCAGAGAACATCAAGTGGCAGCTCCCGTAGAGCATCGTTTGCTTCTGCTGCATTTTCCGCGCAATCGGCTATGGTTTTGTCCATGCTTAGTAGCTGCCGGCACTTTTCATTCAGCGCGACAACTTTGCTGCCGTCAAAGAGCAAAGTGGCCACCGGCAGTAGCCCAATAGCCCAGCAGAGATCACTCCTATTCACCGGAGCGGCAATACGAGGCGACTGCAACACAATACCCCCCGCCCTAGGTCCTCTTCCTAGTGTCCAAGCCCTGTGTCCTAGCACTCATTACCTATGCTCATACTAACATATTTTATGCTTTTTTCACATGAGGGAGCCTACTTACGCCTCTTCTACTTGCAGGACCTACTCCCAGGCCAACGGCGTGACTTACTCGCCAAAACCTTGCTGGCAGCGCTTGGCGATAGGAACATCGGCCGGAAGCAGGCTGTACGTAAGCAGCTCGCTCGGCCTTACCCATCTATAGGCGTCGTGCACAGACATAGTGAGATGGCCGGCTATAATCTCGCACCTATAGGCCAGTAGGCGAATAGCGCCACCAGCGGTCAGGTAAACACTTTCGGCTACAAAAGACTTAATGCCAACACGAACGCCACATTCTTCCATCATTTCTCTCACCAAACACTCTTCGGGCGTCTCACGGGCCTCCACTTTTCCACCGGGGAATTCCCAGCTACCGGCATGCTTTTCACTAGGGGCGCGGCGCGCCAGCAGCACCTCTCCCGCCTCATTCAACACAATCGCCGCCGTAACATCCTGCATTTTCACACCTTCTTTTTTCTTAAGGTACTGCCGCTACCGAGGCTATTTCAAGGCCGGCGCGCCAGTATTGACAAGAGACGGTACATCACCTAAACTAGTTAGTAGCATACCCTAGGGGGTATCTGAAGGAGGAGTTTTCCATGTTGCATGTAACTGACAAAA
This sequence is a window from Bacillota bacterium. Protein-coding genes within it:
- a CDS encoding sensor domain-containing diguanylate cyclase, whose protein sequence is MLQSPRIAAPVNRSDLCWAIGLLPVATLLFDGSKVVALNEKCRQLLSMDKTIADCAENAAEANDALRELPLDVLWSGALEEGESFAEGRLWRDGTQELWLECRCRSVSSEGITLALIHLFDVTAKKSTERKLRRFSRLRELMLEVTQTVLEVEDFKKLCQVILTKALQAIPRAAIGSVLLKEGEYFVFGAGAGFADDLRSFKVPIKESFLYRATRGKMDRVVNVPDLRLIDTFYFVNTEDKGGRCICSTVIAPIYVQGELIGCVSVDSVELAAFDDDDLQSMIFIRDNIEIAVTNHFLYQEKAYLARHDQLTGLNNRWYFDGQAGALLERARRYKESFHIVLFDVDRLKYVNDAYGHLVGDQVLRKIAAALFAETRKSDVLARLGGDEFIGIFFNASAEALCEKFRQSLVALLTDPLLEGGSVVPCTYSYGVASFPDDGETIETLIAVADSRMFSDKGRSS
- a CDS encoding (deoxy)nucleoside triphosphate pyrophosphohydrolase, with product MQDVTAAIVLNEAGEVLLARRAPSEKHAGSWEFPGGKVEARETPEECLVREMMEECGVRVGIKSFVAESVYLTAGGAIRLLAYRCEIIAGHLTMSVHDAYRWVRPSELLTYSLLPADVPIAKRCQQGFGE